Part of the Novosphingobium sp. KA1 genome is shown below.
CCCCGGCGGCCAGTGGGGCGAGGCGGCCGAGGGCACCAACGGCATCGGCACCTGCCTTGTCGAGCAGCGCCCGGTGACGATCCTGCGCGGCGAGCATTTCGCCAGCCGCAACATCGGCGTCAGCTGCATGGACGCCCCGGTCTTCGATCCCGAGGGACGGCTGGTCGCCGCGCTCGACGTCTCGAGCGCGCGCGCCGACCACGGCGAGGCAATGGCGACGATGATCGCCGCGCTGGTGCAGGACGCCGCCCGCCAGATCGAGCGCGACTACTTCTGCATGCGGTATGCCGACGCCCGCATCGTCTACAGCCCCGACCGCCAGGGCAGCGTGCCGCGCGGACGCGGGATCTCGCTGCTGGCGGTCGACCGCGACGACCTGGTGATCGGCGCCACCCGCGCCGCGCGCCTCAGCCTGCGGCTCGGCACCAACCCGTTCGACCGCCCGCGCCCGCTGGCCGACGTGATGGGCGATTCGTCCAGCAGTTTCGACGACAGCGAGCGCGCGATCCTGCGCCAGGCGCTGGCGCGTTCGGGCGGCAACGTCACCCGCGCCGCCCGCGACCTCGGGATCGGCCGCGCCACCATGTACCGCCGCATGGAGCGCGTGGGCATCGCGCCGGGGCAATAACCGGCGCAGCGGCGGGCAGCGACGGCGATGTCTCCCTGCCGATCCCCAGATCAATCCCGCTGCCAATCGCGCGCCAATCCCCCTGCCCCGGCAGCACAGGCCGCCCATCCTGCTGGTACGACAGCCCTGCCCGGCCGCCGCGAAATGGCGGATTTCCGGGCCCCGACGCCGGTTCCGGCAGCGTGTTTCGCGATTGTAACGGCGAGCCGCGCGACCGTCTCACCCGCGATACACCCGGCCCGGCGGCTTGCGACGCCCCCCTGTCTGGACGCCCCGGAAACTGACACTCTTCAAGCCAAGGACGGGTAACCCGCCCGGACCACATAGAGAGGATCAAGACCATGTCCGACACGAACGTCTCCGAACGGCCCTCGGTGCTGGTGTCACCCTTCGCCGCCAGCTACGACAACTTCATCGGCGGCAAGTGGGTCGCCCCCGTCGCCGGCCGCTATTTCGACAATGTCAGCCCGATCACCGGCCTGCCGGTCTGCCGCGTCGCGCGCTCGGATGCCGACGACATCGAACTGGCGCTCGACGCCGCCCATGCCGCCAAGGACGCCTGGGGGCGCACTTCGCCCGCCGACCGCTCGCTGATCCTGCTGCGCGTCGCCGATCGCCTGGAACAGAACCTGGCCAAGCTGGCCGCCGCCGAGACCTGGGACAACGGCAAGCCGATCCGCGAGACCACGCTTGCCGACATTCCCCTCGCGATCGACCACTTCCGCTACTTCGCGGGCTGCATCCGCTCGCAGGAAGGCTCGATCGGCGAGATCGACCATGACACCATGGCCTATCACATCCACGAGCCGCTGGGTGTCGTCGGCCAGATCATCCCCTGGAACTTCCCGATCCTGATGGCCGCGTGGAAGCTGGCCCCCGCCCTTGCCGCCGGCAACTGCGTGGTGCTCAAGCCCGCCGAGCAGACCCCGGCCTCGATCCTGGTGCTGGCCGAACTGGTGGCCGACATCCTGCCGCCGGGCGTGCTCAACATCGTCAACGGTTTCGGCATCGAGGCGGGCAAGCCGCTCGCCAGCTCCAAGCGCATCGCCAAGATCGCCTTCACCGGCGAGACCTCGACCGGCCGCCTGATCATGCAGTACGCCAGCGAGAACCTGATCCCGGTGACGCTGGAACTGGGCGGCAAGAGCCCGAACATCTTCTTCGAGGACGTCTGCGCGCAGGATGACGACTTCTTCGACAAGGCGATCGAGGGCTTCGTGATGTTCGCGCTCAACCAGGGCGAAGTCTGCACCTGCCCCAGCCGCGCGCTGATCCAGGAATCGATCTACGACCGGTTCATGGAAAAGGCGCTGAAGCGCGTGGCGGCAATCAAGCAGGGCAGCCCGCTCGACATGGAGACCATGATCGGCGCCCAGGCCTCGCAGGAACAGCAGCAGAAGATCCTGCGCTACCTCGACATCGGCCGCGAGGAAGGCGCCGAGGTGCTGATCGGCGGCGGTGCCGCCCAGCTCGGCGGCGACCTGTCTGGCGGTTTCTACGTGCAGCCCACCGTGTTCAAGGGCCACAACAAGATGCGGATCTTCCAGGAGGAGATCTTCGGCCCGGTCGTCTCCACCACCACCTTCAGGACGCAGGAAGAGGCGCTGGAAATCGCCAACGACACGATGTTCGGCCTCGGCGCCGGCGTGTGGAGCCGCGACATCAACACCTGCTACCGCTTCGGCCGCGCCATCCAGGCCGGGCGCGTGTGGACCAACTGCTACCACGCCTATCCCGCCCATGCGGCCTTCGGCGGCTACAAGCAGTCCGGCATCGGCCGCGAGACGCACAAGATGATGCTCGACCACTACCAGCAGACCAAGAACCTGCTGGTGTCCTACAATCCCAAGAAGCTCGGCTTCTTCTGATCGCCTTGCCGCTGCCCCGAAAGCGGGCAGCGGCCTTGAATACCGCGTTACCCTGCGGGGTCGCACCAGCCCGGCGCGGGCGCGCCATGCGCTCTCTCCCAAGCGCCCGCGTCGGGCATTTTCCGTAACCGCGCATTTTCGACACGACAAGGCGTGCGGCCGTAAGAGCTTCACGCCACAGGGAAGGACTATCCGAACATGACGAACCGCCAGATTGCCGCGGCGTGCCTTGCCGCGGCCCTCTCCAGTCTTGCCTGCGCTCCGGGCGCCTCGGCGCAGGATGCCGCAGCCGGCACCGACGGTGCCGCGCCCCCCCCGCTCCCCAAAGCGCCACGCCCCAAAGCGCCACGACCAAGCCGGCATCCGATCTCTCGGTCAGCGTCACGCTCAAGGGCACGACCGACTACGTCTGGCGCGGCGTCAGCCAGTCGGACAACGACCCGGCGGTGTTTGCCGTCGTCAACCTCGGCTACAAGGGCTTCTATCTCGGCGCCGAGACCGAGAACGTGCGCTTTGCCGGCATCAAGCAGGAATGGGACATGTGGGGCGGCTATGTCGCCAGACTGGGCGGCGGGGTGTCGCTCGATGTCGGCTTCGTGCGCTACGGCTATGTCGATGCGCCTGTCGACATCGACACCTTCGAGGTGAAGGCGGCGCTGTCGGGCAAGGTCGGCCCGGCCTCGGTCAGCCTCGCGGGGTATCACACCTGGGACTATTTCGGGACCGGCGAGAACGCCACCTATGTCGAACTGGGCGCCTCCGCGCCGGTGATGGACAAGCTCTCGATCTCGGCAGCCGCCGCGCGCCAGCAGATCGACCGCCTGAGCGACTACACGACCTGGAATGCGGGCCTGAGCTATCAGGTCCTGCCCGGCGCCTCGGTCGACCTGCGTTATTACGACACCGACCTCGACAAGCTCGGCAGGCTGTCAAAAGCCCGCGTGGTCGGCGCCTTCACCGTCACGTTCTGAAGGTACCAAGTCCGGCCGGGACGATGCCCGGCCGGACTTCGTCTCACCGCGCCGCACCGATGGTGAAGGCATAAGTCAGCGGCTTGAGCGCGATGCGGTAGGGCATGTGGGCCCGGCCATCGAGGTTCCAGCCGGTATCGCCGCCCACGCCCGCCTGCGCCGCATCGATCAGCAACGTGCCGTTGCCGTGCGGGCGAATGTCCGAGCTATGCGCCTGCGAGGGCGGCTTCATCGCCAGATCGGCATAAGGGAACGCCAGCGCATTGACCGAAAGCGGCTGCGCGCCGGTAACGCGCAGGCCAGCTTTCGCGCCCGTCCTGGCGCCCGTCAGTTCGATCCAGCGCACATCGGTCTTGTTGCCGGATTCCTGCGGGCGTGCGTAGTCGTGGAACTGCTCGGCCACGGTGCCCTGCCACTGCGCGATCAGGCCGCCGGTCTTGCGATCGGCATAGGTCTCCTGCGGCCCGCGCCCGAACCAGCGAACCTGGTCGAGCATGGCGGGTGTCTCGAAAGCGAGACCCACACGCAGCGGATCGGGCAAGGTATCGCGCAAGGGTTCGAAATGGACGGTGACGCCCACCGATCCATCGGCGGCCATCGTCCAGCGCGTCTCGGTCTTCACCGAGCCGACGCCCATGTCGTGGTGGACAACGATGGCATTGCCGTCCCGCTCGATGCGCTCGACACGGCGGTGCTCGGAGAAGTACTGCCACATGGCATGGCTCCTGGGCACGCCGGAGCCCACATCGTTATCGGTGGGCGCGCGCCAGAAGTTGGGCGCGCCGCCGGTCAGCAGCAAGGTGCCGCCGCGTTCGTAGCGGGTGACGAGGCCGGTGGCCTTGTCGATCTCCAGCACCGCATCGCCCGCGGCGAGGCGAAGGGTCGAGGCGGTCTCGGCGGGCGCGACGGTAGCGGCCGCGACCGGCACCACGGCGGGGGCGGAAAGTGCGAACTGCTCCCAGCCGACGACATGGCCGGCAGGCTGTGTCGGCACCGCTCCGGCCCTGGCGCGGGCACGCAGGACCAGGATGCGTTCGGCCGAGGGGTTCTTCGCCGCCGGGATCGGCACCGTCAGCGGCGCCGAGGCGCCTGAAGGCACGTTAGGGGTCGTCAGGGTACCTCTAGAGGCTTCTCTGCCGTCCTCCATCACCGTCCAATCGAGCGTGAAGCGCGAGAGGTCGATATGGTCGTGGCGGTTGACCACGCGGTAGCCGCTGGCGTCGTGCGTAAAGGCGATCGGCGCCTGGACCTTGGCCAGTTCGTAGTATTCGGGATCGGGCGTGCGATCGGACTGGATCACCCCGTCGCCCACCGGGCTGTCGTCGCCGTGGACGCCCGGCGCCCTGGGATCGGGATCGTAGTCGAGGCCCTGCCCCCAGTAGGAGCGGCCCTCTTTGTCCTTAAGCTCCATGGTCTGGTCCACCCAGTCCCAGATGAAGCCGCCCTGCAGCTTGGGATAGGCGCGCATGGCGTCCCAATAGCCCTGAAGATCGCCCAGGCTGTTGCCCATCGAATGCGCGTATTCGCACAGGATCAGCGGCTGGGTGAAGGCCGGATCCTTGGCGTAATCGATCATCTTGGGCACGTCGTCGTACATCGGCGCGAAGATATCGACGTAGCTGTTGGTCGGGTGGCGCCAGTTGCTCATGCTCCAGCCGAGGAAGTTGATCAGCCGGGTGGGATCGTTGGCCCGCACCCACTTGCCCGCCGCCTCGAAATTGGGGCCGACACCGCTTTCGTTGCCGAGCGACCAGAAGATGATCGAGGGGTGGTTGCGGTCGCGCTGGACCATGCGCTCCACCCGGTCGAGGTGCGCGGCCTGCCACGTGGGATCGGTGGCCAGCAAGTACTTGGGATCGTTGCCATGTTCCTGCGAGAGACTGAGATAGCCGTGGCTCTCGATATTGGCCTCGTCCATGACGTAGAGGCCGTATTCGTCGGCAAGGTCATAGAAGCGCGGATCGTTGGGATAGTGCGATGTGCGCACGGCATTGACGTTGGCCGCCTTCATCAACTCGACGTCGCGGCGCATCGTCGCTTCGGAAACGACGTGGAAGGTCTTGGGATCGTGCTCGTGGCGGTTGACGCCGCGGATCATCACCCGCTTTCCGTTCACGCGCACTTCGCCGCCGGCGATCTCGACGGTGCGGAAGCCGATGCGGCGGCTGGTCGCCTCCACCAGCTTGCCGTTCGCGTCCAGCAGTTCGACCAGCAGCGTATAGAGCTGCGGGTCTTCTGCCGACCACGAGCGCACGGCGGCAAGCGAAGCCGCCAGCGAAACCGTGCCGCCGTTCGCAGAGCCTTCGCGCTTCAGGACCTCGCGCTGGCCGTCCAGCACGGTTGCCCGTACACGCATGGCCGCAGGCTTGCCGGAAAGGTCGACCTTGAGGTCCAGCTTGCCGTCGCGGTAGTCGTTCTCCAGCCCCGCATCGACGGTGAGGTCGCGGATATGGGTGGCAGGCGCCGCGTAGAGCGTGACGCTGCGCTCGATACCGTTGACGCGCCAGAAATCCTGATCTTCCAGATAGCTGCCATCGGCAAAGCGGTAGAGTTCGATGGCGACGGTATTCGTGCCCGCATGGACATGGCGCGTCACGTCGAACTCGGCGGGAAGCTTGGAATCCTCCGAATAGCCGACACGCTGCCCGTTGACCCAGATGTAATAGGCCGCGCCCGCCGCGCCGACCGTCAGCAGCAGCTTGCGGCCCGACCAGTTTGCCGGGACGGTGAACTCGCGGCGGTAAGAGCCGACTTCGTTGAGGTCATGCGCGATCCACGGCTGGTTGCGCGGAAACGGGTAACCGCTGCCGACAAAGACCGGGCGGCCGTGCCCTTCGGCCTGGAGAATGCCGGGGACTTTCATCGTCCCCCACCCGCTTACATCGAAGCCGGGCTTGTAGAAATCGACCGGGCGCGCCTCCGGACTGGGCGAGAGGTGGAACTTCCAGTCGCCATCGAGCGAGAGATGGTAGCGCGACTTCGAAACGTCGCGCGAAAGCGCCCCGGCGCGGGTTTCAAAGCCGTCGAACGTCGTGTGCATGGGCTCCGCGCCCTGACGGATGACTTCGGGCTGCTCCCATTCCGCCGGGCCGGTTTCAGGCGTGGTTTGCCCATGGGCCGGGGCCGTCAGAGCGATAATGAGACTGCCGACAGCACAGCCCTGCATGAATTTGCGCATTGGAGGCACGTTCCCCGCCTGATCGGACGGCGCATCCCGAACCGCGCGCCGCCACTCCGTAGTTGCATATATCGTATACGGATCGACGCCCATTGCAACGCCGGCCTCCACGCCTTCCCACCGCCCGCAAGCCCGCAGCCGCGCGGCAACCGCGTTCGCACAGGCAGTTAGCGGTGATGATGGGGGAGAAGTTGGCGCGCCCGGCAGGGTTCGAACCTGCGACCCCAAGCTTAGAAGGCTCGTGCTCTATCCAGCTGAGCTACGGGCGCGCGCTAAGTCTGCGGGGCTCCCCATAGCGCGGTTCTGCGCTCACGCAAACCGCACATCCGATCGATCCCCATCAACTTGTGCTTTGCCGAACGTTGCCGGCGGGTTACGCATGGCAGCGATGAGCGAAGAACATCTCTCCCGTATCGACGGCATGGCCGGCGCCCGGCGCCATTTCCGCTATTTCGACTACGTGATGGTCGCCTTCGTGGTGATCCTGCTGCTCTCCAACCTGATCGGCGCCGCCAAGCAGGCGGAAGTCACCTTCCCCGTGTTCGGGCCGATCACGTTCGGCGCGGGCGTGCTGTTCTTCCCGGTGTCCTACATCATCGGCGACGTGCTGACCGAAGTCTACGGCTATGCCAATGCCCGCCGTTGCATCTGGGCGGGCTTCTTCGCGCTGCTGTTCATGGTGCTGATGAGCGTGGTGGTGGTGAACATCCCCGCCAATGCCGAATGGGCGCTTGCCTCGGCCACCTACACCGTCGAGGGCAAGCAGGTGACGGCACCGAACCAGGCCGCCTATTACTCGATCTTCGGCCAGACGCCGCGCATTGTCTTCGCCTCGGTCTGCGCGTTCTGGGCGGGTGAGTTTGTCAATTCCTTTGTCCTTGCCCGCATGAAGATCATGACCCAGGGCAAGCACTTGTGGACACGCACCATCGGCTCCACCGTGCTTGGCGAAGGCGTGGACAGCGCGCTGTTCTACCCCCTCGCCTTCCTCGGCGTCGCGGGCTTCACGCCGCATTCCATCGCTTTCCTTGCAATCACCCAGTGGGCGATCAAGACCGGCTGGGAAGTGGTACTGACCCCGGTGACTTACGTCGTGGTCGGCTGGCTCAAGAAGCGCGAGGGCGTCGACGTCTACGACAGCAATGTCGACTTCTCCCCCTTCGCCAAGGCGCGCAAGGCCGCGGCTGCAACCAGCGAATAAGCCGGCCACACGGCTTGGCATGACCGGTCGGCCCCGGTAGGTCCGCCGCAGCCATGCTCGACCGCATCCTCCTGTCCCGCTTCCGCAACCACCGCGAAACCGCGGTGGACGGCACGGCGCAGTTCAACCTGCTGGTGGGCGAAAACGGCGCGGGCAAGACGAATGTGCTGGAGGCGATCTCGCTGCTGTCGCCGGGACGGGGCCTGCGGCGCGCCGCGCTGGCCGACGTGCCGGGCCAGCAGTTCGACGGCGGCTTCGCGGTCAGCGCATCGCTGATGGTGCCCGGCAACGAACCCGTTCGCCTCGGCACCGGCGTTACGGCGGAGCGGCCCGGACGGCGCCTGGTGCAGGTCAACGGCGCCGAGGCTCCTGCAGTGCGGCTGGCCGAATGGCTCTCGATCGGCTGGCTGACCCCGGCGATGGACCGCCTTTTTGTCGAGGGCGCCGGGGCACGGCGGCGCTTCCTTGACCGGATGGTCATGGCCATGCGCCCCGACCACGCCAGCCACGCCACCCGCCTCGAAAACGCCCTGCGCGAACGCAACCGCCTGCTCTCGGGCGAATATGCCCCCGATCCGCGCTGGCTGGACGCGATCGAGAGCCAGCTTTCCGAAGCCGGTGCCATGGTCGCCGCTGCCCGCGCCGAACTGGTGGAGCGGCTGGAAAGGACACTGGCCGCGCTGCCGGACTCCCCTTTCGCACGCCCCTCGCTGGCCTATCAGGCGGGTGGACCGATCGAGGCCGAAGCTCTCGCCCGCGCCTTGCGCGATGGCCGCCCCCGCGAACGCGCCGCCCAGCGTACGCTAACCGGCCCGCATCGCGACGAAGTGCTCGTAACGATGGCGGGCAAGGGGGCGGGCAAAGGCCAGTCTGCCGCCGAATGCTCGACCGGCGAGCAGAAAGCCATGCTGATCGCGATCACGCTGGCGCACTCGCAATTGCTGGAGGGCGGCACGCAGCAACGCCCGCGCCTGCTGCTGCTCGACGAAGTGGCCGCCCACCTCGACCCGCTGCGCCGCGAAGCCCTGTTCGATCGCCTCCGCGCCGGATCGGCGCAAGTCTGGCTGACGGGCACCGAACTGGCCCCGTTCGAGGCCATCGCCGCGGAAGCGGCGATATGGGAAGTCAGCGGCGGCGCGGTGCGACGGCTGGATTAACGGCCTGCACCAGCCTGCTTCGGCCCGGACTTCTTCGGCCCTGACTTCTTAGGCAATGCATCCGCGACGTCGTCGACGGTTGCCGTGACGATTTCCTCCACCCCGATGGCGGTGGGATGGACGTGGTCCTTCTGCAGCAGGTCCGGCTTGTCGATCACCGGCTGGAGGAAGAACGGCACCAGCACGGCGCCGTATTTCTGGGCAAGCTGCGGGTAGATCGGGTTGAACTGCGCGGCATAGTCCTTGCCCAGATTGGGCGCGGCCATCATCCCCAGCAGCACGGCGCGGATGCCCTCGTCCTTGAGCCGCTTCAGGATCGCCTCAAGGTTCCGGCGCGTCTGTTCCGGCGGCAGCGAGCGCAGCATGTCGTTGCCGCCAAGGCTGATGATCGCCAGTTCAGGCTTCACCGGCTGGCTCTTGAGCGTGAAGTCCAGCCGCTCCAGCCCGGCCGCCGTGGTATCTCCCGAGACACCGGCGTTGGTGATCCGCGCGTTGATCCCGCGTGCCCGCAGGGCATTTTCCAGCCGCGCGGGGTAGCTTTCGCCATCCTCCAGCCCATAGCCCGCCAGCAGCGAATCCCCGAAGGCCAGGATCGGCCGCTCCGGCCCCATCACCGGGATCGATGGCGGTGCGTCAAGCGCGCTGGTGCTCTGCTCGGACGCAGGCGAGGCACCCTTGTCGCAGGCACTCAGGGCGAGAGGCAGGATGGACACAGCCCCGAGAAGGACGATCGCTTTGGCGCGCAAGGGTTTCTCCGGTGAAATGACTTGTGGAACGGCAAGCTGCACACCCATATGGGGTACGTGACCGATCCTGCCCAGCCCCCCTCCGCCACCCTCTCCGTCCATGCGCAAGACTTGCGGCTTACGTTAGGAAGCGGCGACAGTGCGGTGGAAATCCTGAAAGGCATCGACCTTGCGGTGCCGCAGGGGCAGACGCTGGCACTGCTGGGGCCATCGGGTTCGGGCAAGTCGTCGCTGATGTCGGTGCTGTCCGGGCTGGAGCGGGCCTCCTCCGGCGCGCTGCATGTCGCGGGACAGAACTTTTCGGCGATGGACGAGGATGCTCTTGCCCGTTCGCGGCGCGGCCGGATCGGCGTGGTGCTTCAGGCCTTCCACTTGCTGCCGACGATGACCGCACTGGAAAACGTGATGACGCCGCTGGAACTCGCCGGGATCGACGGCGCGCGTGAGCGGGCGGAGGCGGAACTCGCCGCCGTCGGGCTTGGCCACCGCCTCCACCATTACCCGGCGCAGCTTTCGGGCGGCGAGCAGCAGCGCGTGGCGATTGCCCGCGCGCTTGCGCCGCGCCCCTCGCTGGTTTTCGCGGACGAGCCGACCGGCAACCTCGATGCGGCGACCGGCCATACCATCGTCGACCTGCTCTTCGCCCGCCGCGCCGAAGCCGGGGCAACCCTGCTGATCATCACCCACGACAAAAGCCTCGCGCACCGCTGCGAGCGCGTGGTGACGCTGGCCGATGGCCGGATCGCGAGCGACACGCTTGCTGACTGAACGCACGATCTCCTGGCGGACCGCGTGGACGCTGGCCCGGCGTGACCTGTCGGCACGGTTCAAGGGCCTGCGACTGCTGCTGGTCTGCCTGTTCCTCGGCGTCGGCGCGCTGGCGGCGATCGGCAGCCTCACCGGATCGATCGAGCACGAACTGGTCGCGCGCGGGCGGCAGGTGCTGGGCGGTGACGTTGAGCTGCGGACATGGCAGCGCACGCTCTCCGAGGCGGAGATGAAGGCGCTGGCCTCCTATGGCACGGTTTCGCGGGGCTACCGCCTGCAGGCCATCGTCCGCAAGGGAGACCTTACCGCGCCCGTGGCGCTGAAATCGGTGGATGCCGGCTGGCCGCTCTATGGCCGCCTGACGCTGCAGGACGGCCGCAAAGTCGGCGCTCCGCCAGAGGGGACGATCTGGCTGGCCGAGGGCACCGCGGCGCGGCTCGAAGTGAAGCCGGGTGACACCGTGACGGTGGCCGAAGTGCCCCAGAAGGTCGGCGGGATCATCGCCAGCGATCCCGAAACGCTCTCCGAGGGCTTTTCCTTCGGCGACACCGCGATCACGGCGCTGTCCCTGCCCGACCGCGCCGGGTTGACTGCCACCGGCGCGATGTATCGCAGCGCGGTGCGTGTGAAGTTCGCCGATCCCGCGCGCGATCCCGACGCGGTCGTGGATACACTCAAGCATCAGTTCGGCGATGCCGCTTTCGAAACCCGTACCCGCAAGGCCGCCTCGCCTTCCACGCAGCGCTTTGTCAGCCGGATGGGCCAGTTCCTCTCGCTGGTGGGGCTTGCCGCGCTGGCGATTGCCGGGATCGGCATCGGCGGCGGAGTGTCCTCCTACCTCGAAGCGCGGCGCAGCAGCATCGCCACCCTCAAGGTGCTGGGCGC
Proteins encoded:
- the recF gene encoding DNA replication/repair protein RecF codes for the protein MLDRILLSRFRNHRETAVDGTAQFNLLVGENGAGKTNVLEAISLLSPGRGLRRAALADVPGQQFDGGFAVSASLMVPGNEPVRLGTGVTAERPGRRLVQVNGAEAPAVRLAEWLSIGWLTPAMDRLFVEGAGARRRFLDRMVMAMRPDHASHATRLENALRERNRLLSGEYAPDPRWLDAIESQLSEAGAMVAAARAELVERLERTLAALPDSPFARPSLAYQAGGPIEAEALARALRDGRPRERAAQRTLTGPHRDEVLVTMAGKGAGKGQSAAECSTGEQKAMLIAITLAHSQLLEGGTQQRPRLLLLDEVAAHLDPLRREALFDRLRAGSAQVWLTGTELAPFEAIAAEAAIWEVSGGAVRRLD
- a CDS encoding helix-turn-helix domain-containing protein — encoded protein: MASDKLNHSDQVMHTVQQGNAAAVSAVAASWCRSALHHGLDPAASRKGERIGGTSLTALRENSGELIAAATPALDHLFGSVGRTGCCVILSNIDGVVIEARTGASDVALFDSIGLAPGGQWGEAAEGTNGIGTCLVEQRPVTILRGEHFASRNIGVSCMDAPVFDPEGRLVAALDVSSARADHGEAMATMIAALVQDAARQIERDYFCMRYADARIVYSPDRQGSVPRGRGISLLAVDRDDLVIGATRAARLSLRLGTNPFDRPRPLADVMGDSSSSFDDSERAILRQALARSGGNVTRAARDLGIGRATMYRRMERVGIAPGQ
- a CDS encoding queuosine precursor transporter; protein product: MSEEHLSRIDGMAGARRHFRYFDYVMVAFVVILLLSNLIGAAKQAEVTFPVFGPITFGAGVLFFPVSYIIGDVLTEVYGYANARRCIWAGFFALLFMVLMSVVVVNIPANAEWALASATYTVEGKQVTAPNQAAYYSIFGQTPRIVFASVCAFWAGEFVNSFVLARMKIMTQGKHLWTRTIGSTVLGEGVDSALFYPLAFLGVAGFTPHSIAFLAITQWAIKTGWEVVLTPVTYVVVGWLKKREGVDVYDSNVDFSPFAKARKAAAATSE
- a CDS encoding arylesterase: MSILPLALSACDKGASPASEQSTSALDAPPSIPVMGPERPILAFGDSLLAGYGLEDGESYPARLENALRARGINARITNAGVSGDTTAAGLERLDFTLKSQPVKPELAIISLGGNDMLRSLPPEQTRRNLEAILKRLKDEGIRAVLLGMMAAPNLGKDYAAQFNPIYPQLAQKYGAVLVPFFLQPVIDKPDLLQKDHVHPTAIGVEEIVTATVDDVADALPKKSGPKKSGPKQAGAGR
- a CDS encoding ABC transporter ATP-binding protein, encoding MGYVTDPAQPPSATLSVHAQDLRLTLGSGDSAVEILKGIDLAVPQGQTLALLGPSGSGKSSLMSVLSGLERASSGALHVAGQNFSAMDEDALARSRRGRIGVVLQAFHLLPTMTALENVMTPLELAGIDGARERAEAELAAVGLGHRLHHYPAQLSGGEQQRVAIARALAPRPSLVFADEPTGNLDAATGHTIVDLLFARRAEAGATLLIITHDKSLAHRCERVVTLADGRIASDTLAD
- a CDS encoding glycoside hydrolase family 2 TIM barrel-domain containing protein, whose protein sequence is MRKFMQGCAVGSLIIALTAPAHGQTTPETGPAEWEQPEVIRQGAEPMHTTFDGFETRAGALSRDVSKSRYHLSLDGDWKFHLSPSPEARPVDFYKPGFDVSGWGTMKVPGILQAEGHGRPVFVGSGYPFPRNQPWIAHDLNEVGSYRREFTVPANWSGRKLLLTVGAAGAAYYIWVNGQRVGYSEDSKLPAEFDVTRHVHAGTNTVAIELYRFADGSYLEDQDFWRVNGIERSVTLYAAPATHIRDLTVDAGLENDYRDGKLDLKVDLSGKPAAMRVRATVLDGQREVLKREGSANGGTVSLAASLAAVRSWSAEDPQLYTLLVELLDANGKLVEATSRRIGFRTVEIAGGEVRVNGKRVMIRGVNRHEHDPKTFHVVSEATMRRDVELMKAANVNAVRTSHYPNDPRFYDLADEYGLYVMDEANIESHGYLSLSQEHGNDPKYLLATDPTWQAAHLDRVERMVQRDRNHPSIIFWSLGNESGVGPNFEAAGKWVRANDPTRLINFLGWSMSNWRHPTNSYVDIFAPMYDDVPKMIDYAKDPAFTQPLILCEYAHSMGNSLGDLQGYWDAMRAYPKLQGGFIWDWVDQTMELKDKEGRSYWGQGLDYDPDPRAPGVHGDDSPVGDGVIQSDRTPDPEYYELAKVQAPIAFTHDASGYRVVNRHDHIDLSRFTLDWTVMEDGREASRGTLTTPNVPSGASAPLTVPIPAAKNPSAERILVLRARARAGAVPTQPAGHVVGWEQFALSAPAVVPVAAATVAPAETASTLRLAAGDAVLEIDKATGLVTRYERGGTLLLTGGAPNFWRAPTDNDVGSGVPRSHAMWQYFSEHRRVERIERDGNAIVVHHDMGVGSVKTETRWTMAADGSVGVTVHFEPLRDTLPDPLRVGLAFETPAMLDQVRWFGRGPQETYADRKTGGLIAQWQGTVAEQFHDYARPQESGNKTDVRWIELTGARTGAKAGLRVTGAQPLSVNALAFPYADLAMKPPSQAHSSDIRPHGNGTLLIDAAQAGVGGDTGWNLDGRAHMPYRIALKPLTYAFTIGAAR
- a CDS encoding TorF family putative porin, producing the protein MPCRGPLQSCLRSGRLGAGCRSRHRRCRAPPAPQSATPQSATTKPASDLSVSVTLKGTTDYVWRGVSQSDNDPAVFAVVNLGYKGFYLGAETENVRFAGIKQEWDMWGGYVARLGGGVSLDVGFVRYGYVDAPVDIDTFEVKAALSGKVGPASVSLAGYHTWDYFGTGENATYVELGASAPVMDKLSISAAAARQQIDRLSDYTTWNAGLSYQVLPGASVDLRYYDTDLDKLGRLSKARVVGAFTVTF
- the adh gene encoding aldehyde dehydrogenase, giving the protein MSDTNVSERPSVLVSPFAASYDNFIGGKWVAPVAGRYFDNVSPITGLPVCRVARSDADDIELALDAAHAAKDAWGRTSPADRSLILLRVADRLEQNLAKLAAAETWDNGKPIRETTLADIPLAIDHFRYFAGCIRSQEGSIGEIDHDTMAYHIHEPLGVVGQIIPWNFPILMAAWKLAPALAAGNCVVLKPAEQTPASILVLAELVADILPPGVLNIVNGFGIEAGKPLASSKRIAKIAFTGETSTGRLIMQYASENLIPVTLELGGKSPNIFFEDVCAQDDDFFDKAIEGFVMFALNQGEVCTCPSRALIQESIYDRFMEKALKRVAAIKQGSPLDMETMIGAQASQEQQQKILRYLDIGREEGAEVLIGGGAAQLGGDLSGGFYVQPTVFKGHNKMRIFQEEIFGPVVSTTTFRTQEEALEIANDTMFGLGAGVWSRDINTCYRFGRAIQAGRVWTNCYHAYPAHAAFGGYKQSGIGRETHKMMLDHYQQTKNLLVSYNPKKLGFF